Proteins encoded within one genomic window of Bos indicus isolate NIAB-ARS_2022 breed Sahiwal x Tharparkar chromosome 23, NIAB-ARS_B.indTharparkar_mat_pri_1.0, whole genome shotgun sequence:
- the GLYATL3 gene encoding glycine N-acyltransferase-like protein 3, whose translation MQVLNCSTKLLLLEKMLKSHFPESLKVYGAVMNINRGNPFQKEVVLDSWPDFKAIITRRQKEAETDNLDHYTNAYAVFYKDVNAYRQLLEEHGVINWDQVFQIQGLQSELYDVSKAVADSKQVDVKLASFKAACLPPISTVDTSFLMNSSVQLTYLSIADVDLLNQTWSRGGNEQCRRYIANLISCFPSVCVRDDKGNPMSWSMTDQFATMCHGYTMPEHRRKGYNRLVILMLARKLQSRGFPCQGNILDDNTTSINLTKSIHSDFLPCRFHRLILTPPAFSGQVHP comes from the exons ATGCAGGTTCTTAACTGTTCTACCAAATTACTGCTCCTGGAAAAAATGCTGAAGAGTCACTTTCCTGAATCACTCAAG GTTTATGGAGCAGTCATGAACATAAATCGTGGGAATCCCTTTCAAAAGGAAGTGGTGTTGGATTCATGGCCTGACTTCAAAGCCATCATCACACGGCGGCAGAAAGAG GCTGAGACAGACAACTTGGACCATTATACTAATGCCTATGCTGTGTTCTACAAAGATGTCAATGCTTACCGACAGCTGTTGGAAGAACATGGTGTTATCAACTGGGACCAAGTCTTTCAAATACAGG GGCTGCAGAGTGAATTATATGATGTTTCCAAAGCTGTTGCTGACTCAAAGCAGGTGGATGTAAAGCTAGCTTCCTTCAAGGCCGCTTGCTTACCTCCGATTTCAACTGTAGACACCAGTTTCTT AATGAATTCTTCCGTACAACTAACCTACCTGAGTATTGCTGATGTTGACTTACTCAACCAGACTTGGTCTCGGGGCGGCAATGAACAATGTCGCCGGTACATCGCCAACCTCATCTCCTGCTTCCCCAGTGTGTGTGTCCGTGATGATAAGGGGAACCCCATGTCTTGGTCTATGACGGACCAGTTTGCCACCATGTGCCATGGCTACACCATGCCTGAGCATCGCAGGAAAGGTTATAATCGGCTGGTGATCCTCATGTTGGCCAGAAAGTTGCAAAGCCGGGGATTCCCCTGTCAAGGCAACATCCTGGATGACAACACTACATCCATTAACCTCACAAAGAGCATCCACAGTGACTTCTTGCCTTGTCGGTTCCATAGGCTGATTCTCACCCCTCCAGCTTTCTCTGGGCAAGTTCACCCCTAG